A genomic segment from Neobacillus sp. YX16 encodes:
- a CDS encoding MurR/RpiR family transcriptional regulator: MAAGGLKMLQNMLEQLPASERKIAQFILENPQSILNKTVNDIGAQAKTSGAAVIRLCKSLGLNGFQDLKVRIAGDLVKPAEQGYRDIEPGESYFSIVQKTTSNSIQSIRDSAEMINYEELERAVQTLLSAQNVHFFGIGASNIIAKDAQQKFLRIQKNATAFTDTHLVATLIANAKKDDVVFAISHSGETAEIIKVISLAKERGVKTISLTKYGQSSVASSADIKLFTSYSGEPAFRSAATSSRLAQLYMMDILFLSMATVQYEQTVQAIDQTREAIKFIKREN; this comes from the coding sequence GTGGCTGCAGGCGGATTAAAAATGCTTCAAAATATGCTTGAACAGCTTCCGGCTTCTGAGCGGAAAATTGCTCAATTCATTCTTGAAAATCCACAAAGTATTTTAAACAAGACAGTCAATGATATCGGAGCTCAAGCAAAAACGAGTGGAGCTGCAGTCATAAGGTTGTGTAAGTCACTTGGTTTGAATGGCTTTCAGGATTTAAAAGTAAGAATTGCGGGCGATTTGGTAAAGCCCGCTGAACAAGGATATCGTGACATTGAGCCAGGTGAATCTTATTTTTCGATTGTCCAAAAGACCACCAGCAATAGTATTCAGAGCATCCGCGATTCTGCAGAGATGATCAATTACGAGGAATTGGAACGGGCCGTTCAGACATTACTGTCTGCTCAGAATGTCCATTTCTTCGGAATTGGCGCCTCTAATATTATTGCGAAGGACGCACAGCAGAAGTTCCTAAGGATTCAAAAAAATGCAACCGCTTTTACCGATACACATCTTGTGGCAACTTTGATTGCTAATGCGAAAAAGGATGATGTGGTGTTTGCCATCTCTCACTCGGGGGAGACCGCAGAGATCATCAAAGTAATATCACTTGCGAAAGAGCGCGGCGTGAAAACGATTAGTTTGACCAAATATGGTCAATCTTCGGTCGCTTCTTCAGCCGATATTAAGCTGTTTACCTCTTATTCAGGGGAACCGGCTTTCCGAAGTGCGGCGACATCATCTCGTTTGGCGCAGTTATACATGATGGATATTTTGTTTTTGTCGATGGCGACGGTCCAGTACGAGCAAACGGTTCAAGCGATTGATCAAACAAGAGAAGCAATCAAATTTATTAAAAGAGAAAATTAA
- a CDS encoding PTS transporter subunit EIIC gives MAGENKILAEKILEQLGGSTNIGNYTHCMTRLRVTPKDDSVINKAALKKIDGVIGVVEEETLQIILGPGKVNKVTEEFGKLIDAAGGINLKEKAASTKAEINKKNATPFKMFLRKIAGIFIPLIPALVASGLITGITKAVIQAGWLAGDSQLATILSVIGGGLFGYLGILVGTNAAKEFGGSPALGAIAGILIINPAVAGIHLFGADLLPGRGGLIGVLFAAIFIALVEKQVRKYVPTSLDLFVTPTVALLVTGIVTYLVFMPLGGFFSDIITKGLTSLLDMGGVVAGFVLGATFLPLVVTGLHQGLTPIHLELINTIGDDPLLPILAMGGAGQVGAAFAIYLKTKKTRLKRAIGGGLPAGILGIGEPLIFGVTLPLGRPFLTACLGAGVGGAFQAAFGIATVAIGVSGLPLAFLVVTGQVLLYLVGVLIAYGAGFLFTYLFGFNDDMAGEFD, from the coding sequence ATGGCTGGAGAAAATAAAATATTAGCTGAAAAGATCCTTGAACAATTAGGCGGCTCCACTAACATTGGCAATTACACACATTGTATGACAAGACTTCGTGTGACACCGAAGGATGATTCTGTTATCAACAAGGCTGCCCTAAAGAAAATAGACGGGGTTATTGGAGTGGTTGAGGAAGAAACCCTTCAAATCATTCTCGGACCTGGAAAAGTAAATAAAGTAACAGAAGAGTTTGGTAAATTGATTGACGCAGCAGGCGGAATCAATTTAAAAGAGAAAGCAGCGAGCACGAAAGCAGAAATCAACAAAAAGAACGCCACGCCATTTAAGATGTTTTTACGTAAAATCGCCGGAATTTTCATTCCATTAATCCCAGCCCTTGTTGCATCAGGATTGATTACAGGGATTACAAAAGCGGTTATTCAAGCTGGATGGTTAGCAGGTGATTCACAGCTTGCAACGATTCTTTCCGTTATTGGCGGTGGATTATTCGGTTATCTTGGAATTTTAGTTGGTACGAATGCAGCGAAGGAATTTGGCGGTTCACCGGCACTTGGTGCGATTGCGGGTATCTTAATTATTAACCCGGCTGTTGCAGGTATACATTTGTTTGGCGCAGATCTACTTCCTGGTCGCGGTGGTTTAATTGGTGTTCTGTTTGCCGCAATCTTTATCGCTTTAGTCGAAAAACAAGTACGTAAGTATGTTCCCACTAGCTTAGATCTTTTCGTTACACCAACTGTGGCACTATTGGTTACTGGTATTGTTACTTATCTTGTCTTTATGCCGCTTGGTGGTTTCTTCTCAGATATTATCACAAAAGGTTTAACTTCTTTACTTGATATGGGTGGTGTCGTTGCCGGCTTTGTTCTTGGTGCAACCTTCCTTCCATTAGTTGTCACTGGATTACACCAAGGTTTAACACCGATCCATTTAGAGTTAATTAATACAATTGGTGATGACCCGCTTCTACCAATCTTAGCTATGGGTGGAGCAGGGCAAGTAGGTGCAGCGTTTGCCATCTATCTTAAAACAAAGAAAACTCGCTTAAAAAGAGCCATTGGCGGTGGTCTGCCAGCAGGTATTCTTGGAATCGGTGAGCCGTTAATCTTCGGTGTTACGCTTCCATTAGGTCGTCCGTTCTTAACAGCATGTTTAGGTGCTGGTGTCGGCGGTGCGTTCCAAGCAGCATTTGGAATCGCAACAGTCGCAATCGGAGTATCTGGTTTGCCACTAGCGTTCCTAGTTGTAACTGGTCAAGTTCTCCTTTATTTAGTAGGGGTATTAATTGCCTATGGCGCAGGATTCTTGTTCACGTACCTATTCGGTTTCAATGATGATATGGCTGGTGAATTTGATTGA
- a CDS encoding AmiS/UreI family transporter encodes MSFVGLFLSGAVLFLNGLMLLGKADAKAVGYFNLFVGVIQIINPFYLLMTSSQGNWDLYNSAAIFLFGLTYLYVGVTSVKGLEGNGLGWFSLWVSIIAVVYTVISLIQFHDVVNALTWGLWAFLWLLFFLTGSLNKKIDGYVGIVAIVLSWVTLTIPAMLYFLGVWNTPAVQQIWTWVLILTIIFFVVSLLSPKLSFKKEKSGQEVQAI; translated from the coding sequence ATGAGTTTTGTTGGTTTATTTTTATCAGGTGCTGTTCTTTTTCTAAATGGTCTAATGCTCTTAGGGAAGGCAGATGCCAAAGCAGTTGGGTATTTTAATCTTTTCGTCGGAGTTATTCAAATCATTAATCCGTTTTATTTACTCATGACTTCTAGTCAAGGTAATTGGGATTTATATAATAGTGCTGCTATCTTTCTATTTGGTTTAACCTACCTATACGTCGGGGTTACCTCTGTGAAGGGACTTGAAGGAAACGGCCTCGGCTGGTTTAGCTTATGGGTTTCCATCATTGCCGTTGTGTACACGGTTATCTCTTTAATCCAATTTCACGATGTTGTCAATGCATTAACATGGGGACTGTGGGCATTCTTATGGCTGCTATTCTTTTTAACAGGTTCGCTTAATAAGAAAATTGATGGCTATGTTGGTATAGTAGCCATTGTACTATCTTGGGTAACACTTACGATTCCAGCCATGCTTTACTTTTTAGGCGTCTGGAATACACCAGCAGTCCAACAAATCTGGACTTGGGTGCTGATTCTGACTATTATCTTTTTCGTAGTCAGCCTTTTAAGCCCAAAGCTTTCATTCAAAAAAGAGAAAAGTGGGCAAGAAGTTCAAGCTATATAA
- a CDS encoding MupG family TIM beta-alpha barrel fold protein produces MIGISFYLNDPLAEERIELAGKMGVKRAFTSLHIPEESGDLAGRAMKLLQCAKDAGIEVYADVSLKTPGHLGLDSLFALKSLGVSGLRLDDFFENEMILNLAKEFKLALNASIIFEEDVQALLEGGLKANQLLAWHNFYPRRDTGLSDMFFQKQNELFKKYGIAVSAYIPGDGEKRGPLFEGLPTLEEHRDLDSFMSALELFHYGIEDVYIGDPEVSEELLRKLIEFDEHHCVEVRIEGYQEGEFRLRPDLSRDVLRFMDTRSEGSIPPMNTEARLTGSITIDNDRYGRYRGEVQITLWDLPADERVNVVGRVVEDDWLLLSYLKPGQKVKLIHV; encoded by the coding sequence TTGATCGGTATTTCCTTCTATCTGAATGATCCTTTAGCAGAAGAACGGATTGAACTTGCTGGAAAAATGGGTGTGAAGCGAGCGTTTACCTCGCTTCATATTCCTGAAGAATCTGGTGATCTAGCGGGTCGTGCGATGAAGCTGCTACAGTGTGCGAAGGATGCAGGGATAGAAGTTTATGCCGATGTGTCATTAAAAACACCTGGACACTTGGGATTAGACAGCTTGTTTGCGTTAAAATCACTTGGGGTCAGCGGCCTCAGACTTGATGACTTTTTTGAAAATGAAATGATTTTAAATCTTGCAAAAGAGTTTAAGCTTGCACTGAATGCCAGTATTATCTTTGAGGAAGATGTGCAGGCACTTTTAGAAGGCGGGTTAAAAGCGAATCAGCTTTTAGCTTGGCATAATTTCTATCCGAGAAGAGACACTGGATTATCGGATATGTTTTTTCAAAAGCAAAATGAACTTTTTAAAAAGTATGGCATTGCAGTGAGTGCTTATATTCCAGGTGACGGGGAGAAACGTGGACCGTTGTTTGAAGGACTGCCGACCTTAGAGGAGCATCGTGATCTCGATTCATTTATGTCAGCATTGGAATTGTTCCATTATGGTATCGAGGATGTTTATATCGGCGACCCAGAGGTAAGTGAAGAACTTCTTCGGAAATTAATCGAGTTTGATGAACATCATTGTGTAGAGGTTCGAATCGAAGGGTATCAAGAAGGGGAGTTCAGGCTCCGTCCTGATTTATCTCGTGATGTACTTAGGTTCATGGACACGAGAAGTGAGGGTTCCATTCCACCTATGAATACCGAGGCTCGATTAACTGGTTCGATTACGATAGATAATGACCGCTATGGACGGTACCGAGGTGAGGTACAAATCACGCTTTGGGACTTGCCTGCCGATGAGCGGGTAAATGTAGTGGGGAGAGTCGTGGAAGACGATTGGCTGCTTCTTTCCTATCTCAAACCTGGTCAAAAAGTAAAATTAATACATGTTTAA